The following coding sequences are from one Luteimonas sp. S4-F44 window:
- a CDS encoding CcoQ/FixQ family Cbb3-type cytochrome c oxidase assembly chaperone produces MISGIVTAILLLCFISGWVWAWSPKRKTEFEAAAQLPLDDDEEQGA; encoded by the coding sequence ATGATTTCCGGAATCGTCACCGCGATCCTGCTGCTGTGCTTCATCAGCGGCTGGGTCTGGGCGTGGAGCCCGAAGCGCAAAACCGAATTCGAGGCAGCCGCGCAACTGCCGCTGGACGATGACGAGGAGCAGGGGGCATGA
- the ccoP gene encoding cytochrome-c oxidase, cbb3-type subunit III: protein MSNAWSWYVIAIVALNIVGCVWLLIWTSRRRPGDPKPDDTSHVWDGDITEYNKPLPKWWINLFYLTVVFAIGYLIWYPGLGNFAGTSGWTSAREHDADKARRDAQLEETFGAFAGKPLPQLAGDPRAMELGRSIFANTCAACHGSTAQGASGYPNLTDDVWNWGGEPERILETVLDGRQGIMPPLGSVLAGIGGDVAVTQTAAYVRALRSPDLEQTLSTDYMAARGEQHFQGLCVACHGVDGKGNQALGAPNLTARNTLYPNTLESIRQTINEGRHGVMPAHRDLLGETRSRLVAAYVWSLSNQPAADTTARQ from the coding sequence ATGAGCAACGCTTGGTCGTGGTATGTCATCGCCATCGTGGCGCTGAACATCGTCGGCTGCGTCTGGCTGCTGATCTGGACGTCGCGGCGCCGCCCCGGCGACCCGAAGCCCGATGACACCAGCCATGTCTGGGACGGCGACATCACCGAGTACAACAAGCCGTTGCCCAAGTGGTGGATCAACCTGTTCTACCTGACGGTGGTGTTCGCGATCGGCTACCTGATCTGGTATCCGGGCCTGGGCAATTTCGCAGGCACCAGCGGCTGGACCTCGGCGCGCGAGCACGATGCCGACAAGGCCCGTCGTGATGCACAGCTCGAGGAGACCTTCGGTGCATTCGCCGGCAAGCCCCTGCCACAGTTGGCCGGCGACCCGCGGGCGATGGAACTGGGCCGTTCGATCTTCGCCAACACCTGTGCGGCCTGCCACGGCTCGACTGCGCAAGGCGCATCCGGTTATCCGAACCTGACCGATGATGTCTGGAACTGGGGCGGTGAGCCGGAGCGCATCCTGGAAACGGTACTCGATGGCCGCCAGGGCATCATGCCGCCGCTGGGGTCGGTGCTGGCCGGGATCGGCGGCGATGTCGCGGTGACCCAGACGGCCGCCTACGTGCGGGCGCTGCGTTCGCCGGATCTGGAGCAGACGCTGAGCACAGACTACATGGCGGCGCGCGGCGAGCAGCACTTCCAGGGCCTGTGCGTGGCCTGCCATGGCGTCGACGGCAAGGGCAACCAGGCGTTGGGCGCCCCGAACCTCACGGCGCGCAACACCCTGTATCCGAACACGCTCGAGAGCATCCGCCAGACGATCAACGAAGGGCGGCACGGGGTCATGCCCGCGCACCGCGACCTGCTGGGCGAGACCCGCTCGCGCCTGGTTGCGGCCTATGTCTGGTCGTTGTCCAATCAGCCGGCAGCGGACACCACGGCACGCCAATGA